Within the Nitrospira sp. genome, the region CACGCATACGATCTGATCCAATCGTTTCCATATCGTGGAGGCTTTTACAGTCTCCTTTCGCCACAAAGGCGCGCTGAGGCGACTGATCCAAGTCGACCAACCCGCGCAACGGCAGACGCTCAGCACCCTGATCGGATCAGCCTCTGGCTCACAACTACTACCTCGGCCAGCTACCGAGATGTGCTCCCTCCCTGCCCCAATCCCTGACTCCCACATGTGTGTCCCTCCAGATGTGTCCCCCCAAAAATGGGGATGGCGCTTCGGGGGTCTGTTCGGGTGTGCACTGCCCTTCATCGGTGGAGACGGAGGGCACCATTGAGCAGCTCTGGAGATGGCTACGCGCGAGTGTGATTTGGCTATGGCACTGGTGATTCAATGGGAGCGGTGTGGGGCGCCGACGGCGGCGGCGACCGATCTACTTGGACAGACCGGGCGCACGACTGCAGCCGATCCAGCCCAAACCGCGATGGGTGAAGCAGGAAGTCCTGCACCTCAAAGCCTTGATGCCGCAGGCAGGCTGCCGGACGATCGCGCATCACTTCAATCGGCGCTGGAGATCACGCAGACAGATGACGGTCAGCAAGACCTATGTGGCGGACCTATGCCGACGGCATCAATACCTCATCTATGAAGCCCGACGGAAGATGAAACACCGGGTGCCCAGGCCGATGCGGCGCAATCGCATCTGGGGCTGTGATCTGCTCGCGAAGACGGATTCCGATGGCCGCACACATCTCGCCCTGGCGGTTCTGGATCATGGCAGCCGGGCCTGTCTCCGACTGCAGCGGTTGGCGGATAAGTCGTCGCTTCGGCTACTCCAAGAACTGGACTAGTGCAGGCGGTGAAACGATACGGACCACCACAATTCGTGCGGACCGACAATGAGACCGTGCTGGTCTCCCGCTGGTTTCGATTCGGCCTCTGGCTGCTCGGCATTGGACAGCAGCGTATTCAGCCCGGCTGTCCGTGGCAGAACGGACGGGTCGAACGGTTCAGTGGTGGTGGTCCCAACGGGATTTGAACCCGTGTTTAAGCCTTGAGAGGACCGACCAAACTGAGAAAAATCAACAAGATGACACTTCAGAACCGTCCAATGAGTAGCATGGTTTTACAACGACTTACAAGACCCTTGTCCTATATAGGACAGTGATGAGGTCTCGACCCTTGCCAACGAGCCGAAGGGGTTCCGCATCCCGACTGATATCACGCAGACCGTCACTATCCTGGCTCGAAAACGCGGACGAGAAGACCTGCATGGCTTCTGTGATCGCAGACGAGCTTTGCAAGACCACGCTGCCGCTTATTGAACACCAGACCATATCACAATCACATCACCCAGAACGTCTGCGTTGCGGGCCAGCGGACGCGACACCTGTCCATTTTGCTTATGCCCAACCTCTTCGATCTGTATGCTGGTCAGCTGGACGTGGTGTGGCACTCGTAGAATTGCAAGAATTGCAACTCAAGCTTGCGGAGGCAAATTCGCATGGACTACACTGAGGGCATGCCTACAGTGGTTCACCCTCATATCACAAGCGATCCAAACATTTGTGGTGGGAGCCCGTGTATTGAAGGAACGCGCATCACCGTGCGAACCATTGCGATCTACGCGTTGCATCACGGGCAGACTCCGGAAGAGCTACTCACGCACTATCCTCACCTCAGTCTCGCATCAATTTATGATGCCCTGTCCTATTACTACGACAATCGTGCCGTACTCGATCAGGACATTGTCGAGCATCTGTCGGCCCCGGAAATTGATTCCCGGTTCTAATCCCACAACCCCGTCTTTCCTCATGAGCCTTTCTGTGGGGCCCGCGCCGAGATGTCCTGGTGACATGGCTAAGTCGGACGCTCACCACACGACTGCGGGAAGCGGGAGACTTACTGGGCATCAGGCTGCTCGACCATCTCATTCTCGGTGATGACCGTCTCTATAGTTTTGCAGATCAGGGCTGGCCGTTGTGAGGCGACAGCGAAAGTCCTATCCCCATTCCCGTCGATTATCCTTCTGAGCAGATGACGCATGTCGACACATGCGGAAAATCCCACGTTCCTACCACAAGTGGTGGTCTGCTTCTGCCACAGCGGACGCCTAAAAACTAGGCAACATGCTGAAGGGGCCATGATGCGCAGTCATTCGTACGTCCAACGCGACTTGCCCACAAGGTCATCTCCAGAAAATGGGGACGACGGGATGAATACAAGGTGACAGCTCAGATCTTTTTGCTGTTCTCTCCGTGCCTCGCGAGCGTCTGTGATCATTGTGCATCCGATTGGGGGGCCAGACACGGTTGAGAGGCCTCAAGGAGTGCTGGCAAGGGAAACGCAGAGGCCGGAGGTGGAGATCCCGACAAGAAGGGCTGAGCGCTCATGTCGCTCAACCCTTGTCGCCGGCTAGAAGCTATTTCCCCACAATGTCTCCACGTAGCCCGCCGATAATTGCAAGAAGCTCACCCATCTCAGGCTGTGGCACCTTGAACTTGTCAAGCGTGGTCACGAGATGCGCGGCCACCTGATCAAATTGCATATCTGTGATTTTCATTCCCTGATGCGTGGCTGGCATAGCCCGCCCGATATACGTACAGGGGCCACCGGTTGCTGCACAGACCATTAACACGTTCAATTGTTTGAAACGCGCCTGTCTGTCAGGTGGCAATCCTCCAAAGGATGACGCCAGTTTGGGATCAGCAAAGAGCCGGTTCCCAAAGTCACTGACCACAGCTGAGATGGCGTCGTACCCACCGAGGCGTTCATAGAGAGTTTTCTGACTCCCCGCTTGTGTAGATGGGGGGGAACCGGCTGTAGCAGATCGAGGACTGCCGGTTACTGACACAAGCAGACCTCCAAGTGCTGCTGATACGACCAAGACCTTATATGCTGTCCGTGCACTCGTTGTTATAGCCATGACATACCCCCTTTAGAAAACTTGATTTGGAACCTACGAAAACTACATAGGCATCTGTAGATGTTTATCGAGGAAATATCTGTCATGGAGATGACAAAGCCGAATACAGAGATCATGCCGAGATTACCGACTATTTGATCAAATCCCACAGAACTCTCTGATG harbors:
- a CDS encoding transposase family protein — protein: MKRYGPPQFVRTDNETVLVSRWFRFGLWLLGIGQQRIQPGCPWQNGRVERFSGGGPNGI
- a CDS encoding DUF433 domain-containing protein: MPTVVHPHITSDPNICGGSPCIEGTRITVRTIAIYALHHGQTPEELLTHYPHLSLASIYDALSYYYDNRAVLDQDIVEHLSAPEIDSRF
- a CDS encoding group 1 truncated hemoglobin, with protein sequence MAITTSARTAYKVLVVSAALGGLLVSVTGSPRSATAGSPPSTQAGSQKTLYERLGGYDAISAVVSDFGNRLFADPKLASSFGGLPPDRQARFKQLNVLMVCAATGGPCTYIGRAMPATHQGMKITDMQFDQVAAHLVTTLDKFKVPQPEMGELLAIIGGLRGDIVGK